The proteins below come from a single Triticum aestivum cultivar Chinese Spring chromosome 5D, IWGSC CS RefSeq v2.1, whole genome shotgun sequence genomic window:
- the LOC123124598 gene encoding NAC domain-containing protein 45 yields MVESVAASPSEEQGRGGGLSLPPGFRFHPTDEEIITSYLLRKFLDPSFVSRAVGEVDLNSCEPRDLPGKANMGEKEWYFFVHKDLKYPTGSRANRATKEGYWKATGKDREIFKPRARELVGMKKTLVFYTGRAPRGAKSEWVMHEFRLEGKSRGQTMNNPKDEWVVCKVFNKKGEAKATRAADVDAEYSAVTTPNASSVVDAGEGAGDFTDSMFTIDPLCYIPNSDEYTSNQLPAKTTTTTTTNSAAPPYNADYYYPSVPTTAGSFNVMSNYSLTNAPSNAQTSTAMASSVPATSGSSWQHMLMNTAPHGMMGRRSYDVNLHEQQAIMLRALGGVVGAQNFGEPEKGLQLPSPAVTAGSVLPQQGKLGSYDDGEFPYGNYDLASAAMNGRPAADNNLGARFY; encoded by the exons ATGGTGGAGAGCGTAGCAGCAAGTCCGTCGGAGGAgcaaggccgcggcggcggcctgtCGCTGCCTCCGGGGTTCAGGTTCCACCCCACCGATGAGGAGATCATCACGAGCTACCTCCTGCGCAAGTTCCTCGACCCTAGCTTCGTCTCCCGCGCCGTCGGCGAGGTCGACCTCAACAGCTGCGAGCCACGAGATCTCCCAG GCAAGGCCAACATGGGGGAGAAGGAGTGGTACTTCTTTGTGCACAAGGACCTCAAGTACCCCACCGGGAGCCGGGCCAACCGCGCCACCAAGGAGGGCTACTGGAAGGCCACCGGCAAGGACAGGGAGATCTTCAAGCCCCGCGCCCGCGAGCTCGTCGGGATGAAGAAGACGCTCGTGTTCTACACGGGCCGCGCGCCCCGGGGCGCCAAGTCTGAGTGGGTCATGCACGAGTTCCGCCTCGAAGGCAAGTCCAGAGGCCAAACCATGAACAATCCCAAG GACGAATGGGTCGTGTGCAAGGTGTTCAACAAGAAGGGGGAGGCCAAGGCGACGAGGGCCGCCGACGTGGACGCCGAGTACTCCGCCGTGACGACGCCGAACGCCAGCTCGGTcgtcgacgccggcgagggcgcCGGAGACTTCACCGACTCCATGTTCACGATCGACCCGCTCTGCTACATCCCCAACTCCGACGAGTACACAAGCAACCAGCTGCCGGCCAagacgacgaccaccaccaccaccaacagtGCGGCGCCGCCGTACAACGCGGACTACTACTACCCGTCCGTTCCTACTACAGCTGGAAGCTTCAACGTCATGTCTAACTACAGCTTGACCAACGCCCCAAGCAACGCGCAAACGTCCACCGCCATGGCCAGCTCAGTCCCGGCAACAAGCGGCTCCTCCTGGCAGCACATGCTTATGAATACGGCGCCGCATGGGATGATGGGAAGAAGAAGCTACGACGTCAACCTCCATGAGCAGCAGGCGATCATGCTGAGAGCCCTAGGAGGTGTCGTTGGCGCTCAAAACTTCGGTGAGCCGGAAAAGGGTCTGCAGTTGCCGAGCCCCGCCGTGACCGCCGGCAGTGTTCTGCCTCAGCAGGGCAAGCTTGGGAGCTACGACGACGGTGAATTTCCCTATGGGAATTATGATCTTGCTTCTGCCGCTATGAATGGACGCCCAGCTGCTGATAACAATCTTGGTGCTAGGTTCTACTGA